A genomic stretch from Sebastes fasciatus isolate fSebFas1 chromosome 23, fSebFas1.pri, whole genome shotgun sequence includes:
- the nampt1 gene encoding nicotinamide phosphoribosyltransferase — translation MEHRDSDFNIMLATDSYKVTHYKQYPPNTSKVYSYFECRERRTDPTKSRKVKYDKTVFYGLQYILNKYLKGKVVTPEKIQEAKEVYREHFQDDVFNEKGWTYIFDKYNGHLPIEIKAVPEGSVIPRGNVLFTVESTDPECYWLTNWVETILVQIWYPITVATNSREQKKILAKYLLETAGNLTGLEYKLHDFGYRGVSSQETAGIGASAHLVNFKGTDTVAGIGVIKKYYGTKDPVPGFSVPAAEHSTITAWGKDHEKDAFEHIIKQFPNVPVSIVSDSYDIYNACEKIWGEDLRSLIEARSADAPLVVRPDSGNPLDTVLKVLEILGKKFIPVENSKGYKVLPPYIRVIQGDGVDINTLAEIVEGMKQHKWSIENISFGSGGALLQKLTRDLLNCSFKCSYVVTNGLGVNVFKDPVADPNKRSKKGRLSLHRTQSGNFVTLEEGKGDLEEYGVDLLHTVFQNGKIVKTYTFDEVRDNAKLKENELEVAMH, via the exons GTAACACATTACAAACAGTACCCCCCCAACACGAGTAAAGTGTACTCCTACTTCGAGTGCCGCGAGAGGAGGACCGATCCAACCAAAAGCAGAAAAGTCAAATATGACAAGACCGTCTTCTATGGCCTACAGTACATCCTCAACAAATACCTAAAGG gaaaGGTAGTGACCCCAGAGAAGATCCAGGAGGCGAAGGAGGTATACAGAGAACACTTCCAGGATGATGTTTTCAATGAGAAGGGGTGGACCTACATTTTTGAC aaaTACAATGGACACCTGCCTATTGAAATCAAGGCAGTGCCAGAGGGGAGCGTCATTCCTCGAGGCAATGTTCTGTTCACAGTGGAGAGCACAGACCCTGAATGCTACTGGCTCACCAACTGGGTGGAG ACCATTCTGGTTCAGATCTGGTACCCCATCACCGTGGCGACCAACTCCAGGGAGCAGAAGAAGATCCTCGCCAAGTACCTCCTGGAGACTGCTGGGAACTTGACGGGACTGGAGTATAAACTACATGACTTTGGCTACAGGGGCGTCTCCTCACAAGAg ACTGCGGGCATCGGGGCCTCCGCCCATCTGGTCAACTTCAAGGGCACAGACACGGTCGCCGGCATCGGTGTCATTAAGAAGTACTACGGCACCAAGGACCCTGTGCCGGGCTTCTCAGTGCCTGCTGCAGAGCACAG CACCATCACAGCGTGGGGGAAGGACCATGAAAAAGACGCCTTCGAGCACATCATCAAGCAGTTTCCCAACGTGCCCGTATCCATCGTCAGCGACAGCTACGACATCTACAACGCCTGTGAGAAGATCTGGGGAGAAGACCTCCGGTCGCTGATAGAGGCGCGCAGCGCGGACGCCCCGCTGGTTGTCCGACCAGACTCAGGAAACCCGCTCGATACAGTTTTGAAG GTTTTGGAGATCCTGGGTAAGAAGTTTATTCCAGTGGAGAACTCCAAAGGTTACAAGGTTCTCCCTCCTTACATCAGAGTCATACAAGGAGACGGAGTTGATATCAACACACTGGCAGAG aTAGTGGAGGGTATGAAGCAACACAAGTGGTCCATTGAGAACATCTCCTTTGGGTCCGGAGGGGCTCTGCTGCAGAAACTGACCAGAGATCTGCTCAACTGCTCCTTCAAATGCAGCTATGTGGTCACTAACGGACTGGGG GTGAACGTGTTCAAGGACCCAGTGGCGGACCCCAACAAGAGGTCAAAGAAAGGTCGGCTGTCTCTCCACCGGACACAGAGTGGTAACTTTGTCACCCTGGAGGAGGGCAAGGGCGACCTGGAGGAGTATGGCGTG GACCTGCTGCACACTGTCTTCCAGAACGGGAAGATCGTCAAGACGTACACATTTGACGAAGTCAGAGACAATGCCAAGCTCAAAGAGAATGAGCTTGAAGTAGCGATGCACTGA
- the sypl1 gene encoding synaptophysin-like protein 1 — MMTGFRLNLSPLKEPLGFVKLVEWLTAIFAFGCCTGYSGKNIISLFCGDGTNETLNANFHYPFRLAQVPLVDGNATLCNRSVTTTHMVGDSASASEFFVGIAIVCFLYSMVALLVYLGYMHVYKDSDFGPIFDFVITAILVFLWLVCSSAWAKGLQNVKDATGTEGIGRTLALCKGSNVTCEVTEFASMRTLNISVVFGYLNMFVWAGNAWFVYKETRWHSKKFSTSQPGPGRQQVPAPI, encoded by the exons ATGATGACCGGATTTCGGCTGAACTTGTCGCCGCTGAAGGAGCCGCTGGGCTTCGTCAAGCTGGTGGAGTGG CTCACGGCCATATTTGCTTTTGGATGCTGCACCGGATACTCGGGGAAGAACATCATATCTCTCTTCTGCGGCGATGGCACCAATGAAACTCTCAATGCCAACTTCCACTACCCGTTTAG GTTGGCCCAGGTCCCGCTCGTCGATGGGAACGCCACTCTTTGTAACCGCTCCGTCACGACGACACACATGGTGGGGGACTCGGCCTCCGCGTCCGAGTTCTTTGTCGGCATCGCCATCGTCTGCTTCCTGTACAGCATGGTGGCTCTGTTGGTGTATTTAGGCTACATGCACGTCTACAAGGACTCCGACTTTGGACCCATTTTT GACTTTGTGATCACGGCGATCCTGGTCTTTCTGTGGCTGGTGTGTTCGTCCGCCTGGGCAAAGGGCCTGCAGAATGTGAAGGACGCCACGGGCACTGAAGGCATCGGCCGCACGCTGGCGCTCTGCAAGGGGAGCAACGTCACCTGCGAGGTCACAGAGTTCGCCAGCATGCGGACCCTCAACATCTCTGTG GTGTTTGGCTACCTCAACATGTTTGTGTGGGCGGGCAACGCCTGGTTCGTGTACAAGGAGACCCGTTGGCACTCCAAGAAATTCTCCACTTCTCAGCCCGGACCTGGAAGGCAACAGGTCCCCGCACCCATCTAA